A segment of the Leptolyngbya sp. NIES-3755 genome:
GTAGTCACGCGGATCTGTCCGAACACCCAGAGCTACTGCTCAAAGCCTTTGCAGAATTATCGAATGCTCTAGAGGAACTGCGAGTCGCTCAAGAAGTTCTACAGCAGAGAAACCAAGAACTGCTAGATGTCCAGACGGCATTAGATACTGAGCGGCAACGCTATCGAGAGTTATTTGAATTTGCTCCAGACGGCTACATCATTACCGATGTGAGCGGTCGCATTCAGGAAGTGAATCAGGCGGCAAGTCAGCTCTTCAAAATGCCGAAAGCGTATATGCTCGGAAAGCCGCTGACCGTGTTTATGCCTGAAGCTGAGCGACGTGCCTTGTGGATCGAACTCGATCGCTTACCCCGAACCGGACGACTGCAAGAATGGAGTACGCAACTTCAACCGCGTGATGGTGCTGCGTTCGATGCTGCTTTAACCGTAACCACGATCGTGAATTCGGCAGGTAAGATTGTCGGGTTGCGCTGGATTATGCGCGATATCAGCCAACGATTGCAACTTGAAGAAACTCGATTAAGAGCAACGCTAGCCGAAGCGACCAACCAAGCTTTAAACGCAGAAATCGACCAGCGTAAACAGCTAGAACAAAACCTGCGCCAGCAAGCCGTCGCGCTCAATCAAGCAAACACGCTCAAAGATGAATTTCTCGCGATCGTGTCACACGAATTGCGTGCGCCGCTGAATGCGATCTTAGGTTGGTCACAAATGTTACGCTCTCGACAGATGGATACAGAGCGGGTCGATCGCGCTTTAGAGTCGATCGAGCGCAACGCGAAAGCCCAAGCTACTGTTGTTTCTGATCTGCTCGATATTTCTCGCATTATTCAAGGAAAACTCCAGCTTAGTATTCGATCGATCAATCTAATCACTGTGATTCGTTCTGCGATCGATTCGGTGCAGCTTGCCGCCAATGCGAAACAGATCGAGCTACAAACGGTGTTCGATCGCTCCGAAGTTTTAGTATCTGGAGATGTCGATCGCTTACAGCAGATTGTCTGGAATTTGCTATCAAACGCAATTAAGTTCACGCCTGCACACGGACGAATCGAACTTCGACTCACACAAACGGATTCGCACGTTCAGATGATTATCAAAGACAGCGGGCAAGGCATTCAGCCCGATTTTCTGCCGTATGTCTTCGATCGGTTTCGTCAAGCAGAACGCGCCACGACTCGACATCATGGCGGCTTAGGATTAGCACTAGCGATCGTTCGACAATTAGCTGAAATGCACGGCGGTACAGTTGCAGCAACGAGTCCCGGTGAAGGACAAGGCGCAACTTTTACCGTCGAGCTTCCCCGACTGGAGATCGATCGATCTTCGATCAAAGACTCGATCGAGGCAGCACCAGATTTGAGCAATGTCTCGATTTTGGTAGTCGATGACGAAGCGGATACCCGTGAACTAATGCAGGCTTTACTCGGAGAAGCAGGCGCGATCGTTCAAACGGCTGCTTCGGTCGATGAAGCGTGGGAAATGCTTCAACAGGGGCAACCCGATGTGTTGATTAGCGATATTGCAATGCCCAATCGTGACGGCTACGATTTGATTCGGCAAGTGAGGGCGTTCAATCAAACCCTGCCCGCGATCGCGCTTACGGCTTATGCAAGAGATGAAGACCGTGAGCGATTGTTAGCGGCTGGATTCCAAGTGCATTTGTCGAAGCCTGTGGAAGAGGCGGCGTTATTAACCGCAGTGATGAGCCAACTTGCTTCAGCTTGACCATCCTCGAACCGATCGAATTCACGCTATTCTGGATAAGCTCTTTAGCCTCCTCGATCGTTGTCTCAAAATCCTCGCCAGCTTGCGTTTAATGCCCTTCGAGCCGTTCATAAGGGAGCCTTTGCCGATGTTGCGGTTGATCAAGCCTTGCAGCAGAGTGAGATTTCATTGCTCGATCGACGTTTATTCACCGAACTCGTTTACGGAATCATTCGCCGCCAACGCACCTTAAACGCGCTGATTGATCAGTTTGCCAAAAAGAGCGATCAGCCTCCAGATTTGCGCTTGATTCTGCAATTGGGACTGTATCAACTGCGCTATCTCGATCAGATTCCAGAGTCGGCAGCAGTCGATACGAGTGTGGAACTAGCAAAACGCAATAAGCTGAGCGGTTTAACGGGCGTGGTAAATGGATTGTTGCGGCAGTATTTGAGGACTCAGAAGATTCTGAAAGCTGATCCGCTGGAATTGCCGGAAGATGCAATTGCAAGAATCGGAACATTACACAGCTATCCCGATTGGATTGTTCAAGCTTGGTGTGATCAGTTCGGAATCGAAGACACTGAAAAGCTATGTGAATGGATGAACCGGACACCAAAGATTGATTTGAGAATTAACACGCTGAAAACAGATATTGATCAAGTTGAAGCGGCGATGATTGCTCAAGGGATTCAAGTCGATCGCATTTCCAATGTTCCAAATGCACTCAGATTGCCGCCCAGTGCAGGCGCGATTCAGAACTTACCAGGCTATACAGAGGGCTGGTGGATTGTTCAAGATAGTAGCGCTCAGTTAGTAAGTTATTTAGTTGATCCACAACCTGGAGAAATGGTTGCGGATGCTTGTGCGGCTCCGGGTGGAAAGACTTTGCATTTAGCAGAATTGATGCACGATCGAGGAACCGTTTGGGCGATCGACAAAACAGTATCGCGATTGAAAAAACTACAACAGAATGTCGATCGCTTATCCCTAAAGTCGATCCAAGTTTTGACCGCTGATAGCCGCAATGTTCCACAATTGAAAGGAAAGTGCGATCGTGTGTTAGTGGATGCGCCTTGCTCTGGGCTTGGAACTTTGAATCGTCATGCGGATGCCCGTTGGCGACAGACTCCAGAAAGTGCAACAGGACTCGCACAATTGCAACTAGAAATTCTTACTGAAGCAGCAACTTGGATCAAACCTCAAGGCGGATTAATTTACTCAACTTGCACACTGAATACGATCGAGAATGAATCCGTGGTGAAACAGTTCTTAGCTCAACATTCAAATTGGTCAATTGAACGGACAGAGCTTTTTCCAGAACTATCCACTTCAGAAGGTTGGATCAAAGTTCTGCCGCACTGCCACAATATGGACGGATTCTTTATGGTCAGGCTGAAACATGGATGATACAAAAACGTTAGTGAAAATCTTGATTGGAGTGGCTTGGTTGGATGGG
Coding sequences within it:
- a CDS encoding rRNA SAM-dependent methyltransferase (similar to AA sequence:cyanobase_aa:LBDG_33260), with protein sequence MSQNPRQLAFNALRAVHKGAFADVAVDQALQQSEISLLDRRLFTELVYGIIRRQRTLNALIDQFAKKSDQPPDLRLILQLGLYQLRYLDQIPESAAVDTSVELAKRNKLSGLTGVVNGLLRQYLRTQKILKADPLELPEDAIARIGTLHSYPDWIVQAWCDQFGIEDTEKLCEWMNRTPKIDLRINTLKTDIDQVEAAMIAQGIQVDRISNVPNALRLPPSAGAIQNLPGYTEGWWIVQDSSAQLVSYLVDPQPGEMVADACAAPGGKTLHLAELMHDRGTVWAIDKTVSRLKKLQQNVDRLSLKSIQVLTADSRNVPQLKGKCDRVLVDAPCSGLGTLNRHADARWRQTPESATGLAQLQLEILTEAATWIKPQGGLIYSTCTLNTIENESVVKQFLAQHSNWSIERTELFPELSTSEGWIKVLPHCHNMDGFFMVRLKHG
- a CDS encoding PAS/PAC Sensor Hybrid histidine kinase (similar to AA sequence:cyanobase_aa:Ava_1716), whose amino-acid sequence is MNVDRDWLTQQTDILSERVTALLQCSHADLSEHPELLLKAFAELSNALEELRVAQEVLQQRNQELLDVQTALDTERQRYRELFEFAPDGYIITDVSGRIQEVNQAASQLFKMPKAYMLGKPLTVFMPEAERRALWIELDRLPRTGRLQEWSTQLQPRDGAAFDAALTVTTIVNSAGKIVGLRWIMRDISQRLQLEETRLRATLAEATNQALNAEIDQRKQLEQNLRQQAVALNQANTLKDEFLAIVSHELRAPLNAILGWSQMLRSRQMDTERVDRALESIERNAKAQATVVSDLLDISRIIQGKLQLSIRSINLITVIRSAIDSVQLAANAKQIELQTVFDRSEVLVSGDVDRLQQIVWNLLSNAIKFTPAHGRIELRLTQTDSHVQMIIKDSGQGIQPDFLPYVFDRFRQAERATTRHHGGLGLALAIVRQLAEMHGGTVAATSPGEGQGATFTVELPRLEIDRSSIKDSIEAAPDLSNVSILVVDDEADTRELMQALLGEAGAIVQTAASVDEAWEMLQQGQPDVLISDIAMPNRDGYDLIRQVRAFNQTLPAIALTAYARDEDRERLLAAGFQVHLSKPVEEAALLTAVMSQLASA